The following is a genomic window from Rutidosis leptorrhynchoides isolate AG116_Rl617_1_P2 chromosome 8, CSIRO_AGI_Rlap_v1, whole genome shotgun sequence.
aaaagttcgggtcactacactttttgGGACTGCTTTCTGTGTGTTTTGTCTCTTTTAGGATGTGGATGCGTATAACTTATTTACTAGTTACAAAAATTTTGGTACACATTTTCCCTTTACTCCTACAAATATGCGTTTAATACGACATATTTGGGGAGTTTAGGGAAAATGCTGCCGAATTTTTGCTAACTATTAAATTAGTTGTGCGCATCCATAGTTGAGACAAAACATTCAGAGAGTGGGTTAGGTTGCCTTCCATAGTTGGACCACCCGACTTTGATTATACATATATTAAGTGTTTTTAATTTTAAAGTTTTTTGCTGTTTTAAACTTGATTTAATTAGGGAATATCTATGACGATTGATAAGAGGTGGACTACTATACGAAATACATTTAATCCTGACTTTATTAAAGGTCTTAACGCATTTATTGAGAGGTGTAACAACAATTTGAATTCGCACGGTAAGTGTAGTTGCCCATGTAAACATTGTGGTAATACGGTTTTTCTTAAACCTAAACATATAAAAGCCCATATAACTAGATATGGGTTTGAACCCTCTTATACCATATGGCGGCATCATGGTGAACTACCACAACCACCCGAACTACACAACACAACGGACCCTCTAAGAAATTTCTTGCACGATATTCAGTTGGAGGAAGTTCCTAATTTTGAGGACGAAGGTCCGAATGACGATGATACTATGAATGACACCACCGCAACTGCTCTTGATGATTTAATTAACTCCACCCAAACCGAGCTATATCCCGGTAGCAAGTTGTCCTCATTAGAGTTTTTAGCCAAGTTAACACACATTAAGGTCTTGAACAAATGGACGAATACTTCATTCGACCAATTGTTAGAATTACTCATACAATCACATCCCCCAAATAACACGATTCCGAAATCATTTTACGAAACTAAGAAGTGGATGAGAAAGATCGGTTTAGGGTATCAAGCGATACATGCTTGTAAGAATGATTGTTGTTTGTTTTATAAAGAATACCAGGATTTGGAAAATTGTCCAATATGTAAAGAGAGTAGATGGAAAGATGAAAGCACAACGGGGAAAAAAGTTCCTAATAAAGTTTTGCGTTATTTTACAATAACTCCAAAACTAAAACATTTGTACAGTTCCAGATACACTGCAAAGGATATGACTTGGCATGCTACTGGGCGGTGCAATGAAGACGGTAAGATGCGTCATCCGGTAGATGGTCAAGCTTGGAAAGAAATTGACAAAAGATAACCGGATTTTGC
Proteins encoded in this region:
- the LOC139863530 gene encoding uncharacterized protein is translated as MTIDKRWTTIRNTFNPDFIKGLNAFIERCNNNLNSHGKCSCPCKHCGNTVFLKPKHIKAHITRYGFEPSYTIWRHHGELPQPPELHNTTDPLRNFLHDIQLEEVPNFEDEGPNDDDTMNDTTATALDDLINSTQTELYPGSKLSSLEFLAKLTHIKVLNKWTNTSFDQLLELLIQSHPPNNTIPKSFYETKKWMRKIGLGYQAIHACKNDCCLFYKEYQDLENCPICKESRWKDESTTGKKVPNKVLRYFTITPKLKHLYSSRYTAKDMTWHATGRCNEDGKMRHPVDGQAWKEIDKR